From Acetonema longum DSM 6540, the proteins below share one genomic window:
- a CDS encoding FHA domain-containing protein, which yields MHPKNFQVLTVVLQYSLLAFILYFLFRTIQVIQQDISQRNYEKHYSSHAGNISQTKSRQSVLKILERGQFAPGIAAIPIQEEISIGRGPENNVVIPEAVVSHEHACISRRKQEYWLTDLSSTNGTYYNGMLLSGDVLLKHQDIIKVGSTTFRFEE from the coding sequence TTGCATCCGAAAAATTTTCAGGTGCTGACAGTCGTTCTCCAGTACAGTCTTTTGGCATTCATTCTTTATTTTCTGTTTCGCACGATCCAAGTGATCCAGCAGGATATTTCGCAGCGAAATTATGAAAAACACTATAGCTCTCACGCCGGGAACATCAGCCAGACTAAGAGCAGGCAGTCGGTATTGAAAATACTGGAACGAGGACAATTTGCCCCGGGCATCGCTGCGATTCCGATACAGGAGGAGATTAGCATTGGTCGGGGGCCGGAAAACAACGTGGTGATTCCGGAAGCTGTCGTTTCCCATGAACATGCCTGTATTTCCAGGCGTAAACAAGAGTATTGGCTGACCGACCTGAGCAGCACCAATGGAACATATTATAACGGTATGTTGCTTAGCGGTGATGTTTTACTGAAACATCAGGATATAATAAAAGTAGGATCGACAACGTTTCGGTTTGAGGAGTGA
- a CDS encoding FhaA domain-containing protein, with protein sequence MKLNRFDKLNLNQLENFFEKHIEGFFEKKLSSELQPVEIAKHMARSMDNAKMVGVSNLYVPNSYTVYLSQVDFERLSPYISELRQELHQYLAEYSRKKNYTFAGQLKMEVALDPVLSLGQCRIENQFAEPEPTTEPPAPEEADNDFSDTKVFPKLSVAEPNRQVVIAGLLTVIDGLDKGLFADIARQRVNIGRLESNELPLTDMNASRLHAYIILEEGKHVLNDAKSLNGTYINEHRIVRKVLASGDRIKLGNTIILYEVK encoded by the coding sequence ATGAAATTGAACCGGTTTGATAAATTGAACCTTAACCAGCTCGAAAATTTTTTTGAAAAACATATTGAAGGTTTTTTTGAAAAGAAATTGTCCAGCGAATTGCAGCCGGTGGAAATTGCCAAGCACATGGCCCGGTCCATGGATAATGCCAAAATGGTGGGTGTTTCAAATCTTTATGTCCCTAATTCCTATACTGTCTATTTGAGCCAAGTGGATTTTGAACGACTGAGTCCCTATATTTCCGAACTTCGCCAGGAATTACACCAGTATCTGGCGGAATACTCCCGGAAAAAAAATTATACTTTTGCGGGTCAACTGAAAATGGAGGTAGCCCTTGATCCTGTGCTGTCTCTTGGCCAGTGCCGGATTGAGAACCAATTCGCCGAGCCTGAGCCGACCACAGAGCCGCCCGCGCCGGAAGAGGCCGATAATGATTTTTCCGATACGAAGGTTTTTCCTAAGCTATCCGTAGCTGAGCCTAACCGGCAGGTTGTCATAGCGGGGTTGTTGACGGTTATTGACGGTTTGGATAAGGGGTTGTTTGCAGATATTGCCAGACAAAGGGTGAATATCGGCCGCCTGGAGAGCAATGAACTGCCATTGACCGATATGAATGCATCCAGATTGCACGCTTATATCATTTTGGAGGAAGGAAAACATGTCCTGAATGATGCCAAAAGCCTGAACGGCACATATATCAACGAGCATCGGATTGTTAGAAAAGTGTTAGCTTCAGGTGATAGAATTAAGCTGGGCAATACCATAATATTGTATGAGGTGAAATAA
- a CDS encoding Stp1/IreP family PP2C-type Ser/Thr phosphatase, translating into MQAYGKSHVGLVRTTNEDGFLLDLPNLFVVADGMGGHAAGEIASRLAVDTFAGFVRANIGLDGPLKVMHQAFKQANTAIYDQSQAYPEYQGMGTTMTAVYINAGQAYWVHAGDSRLYLVHKARLIQITEDHSLVGELVRNHSITKEEALVHPQRNILTRALGTSEYVDIDTGSLALENQDLLLLCTDGLTNMIREDDILEIVKSGLDNQDTGVKYCVDELIVQANLAGGLDNITAILIKHESDDSGL; encoded by the coding sequence TTGCAGGCTTACGGGAAATCCCATGTAGGGTTAGTTCGAACGACAAACGAAGACGGTTTTTTACTGGACTTACCCAATCTGTTTGTAGTAGCTGATGGCATGGGAGGACATGCTGCCGGGGAAATTGCAAGCAGATTGGCCGTTGACACTTTTGCCGGCTTTGTCAGGGCCAATATCGGCCTGGACGGCCCGTTAAAAGTGATGCACCAGGCTTTTAAGCAGGCGAATACGGCTATTTATGACCAGTCTCAGGCTTATCCGGAATATCAGGGTATGGGAACGACCATGACGGCCGTCTATATCAATGCCGGGCAGGCCTACTGGGTTCATGCCGGCGATAGCCGTTTATACCTCGTCCACAAGGCACGATTGATTCAAATCACCGAAGATCATTCCCTGGTAGGAGAACTTGTGCGCAACCACTCCATTACCAAGGAGGAAGCCTTGGTTCATCCCCAGCGTAACATATTGACCCGGGCACTGGGAACAAGCGAATATGTTGATATTGATACCGGAAGTCTTGCCCTGGAAAATCAAGATTTGTTACTTCTGTGTACAGACGGGTTAACCAATATGATTCGGGAAGACGATATTTTAGAAATTGTAAAATCTGGGCTTGACAATCAGGACACCGGTGTGAAATATTGCGTGGATGAACTGATCGTCCAGGCTAATCTGGCAGGCGGACTGGATAATATAACAGCGATACTGATCAAACATGAGAGTGATGATTCAGGCCTATGA